Proteins encoded by one window of Mariniplasma anaerobium:
- a CDS encoding carbohydrate ABC transporter permease, which produces MKNILKSIAQFLNKFFEKIGNFYTHKVSKGIDKAKFILEHNFLIRREGLTLTLFSFLKINVTRKRREAFYGIMFIMLWIIGFLIFTLYPMFYSLYLSFNEAYYSLETGVETTFIGFTNYLNVFRSQSLLPLFGTYIGKMIIAVPLIVVFSILIAVLINNPIKLKGIWRTIFFLPVIISTGPVINELNNQNATSIPALEDSSVIVYISENLGPWLANPIEAILTSMLLILWYAGIPILIFLAGLQKIDGSIYEAASIDGASPWDRFWKITLPSIKPLISVSVIYIVVSMSLFVEPEGILDLARLHMLIGAPDSNFWFGYGYAAAIAWVYFLLMVIIMGVFILILSARRKENR; this is translated from the coding sequence ATGAAAAATATATTAAAGAGCATAGCACAGTTTTTAAATAAGTTTTTTGAGAAGATAGGAAATTTTTATACACATAAAGTATCAAAAGGTATCGATAAGGCAAAATTTATTTTAGAGCATAATTTTTTAATTAGAAGAGAAGGATTAACGCTGACATTATTTAGTTTTCTTAAAATTAATGTTACGAGAAAAAGAAGAGAAGCTTTTTATGGCATTATGTTTATTATGTTATGGATTATCGGTTTTTTAATCTTTACTTTATATCCTATGTTTTACTCTCTTTATTTAAGCTTTAATGAAGCTTACTACAGTTTAGAAACTGGTGTAGAAACTACATTTATTGGATTCACCAATTATTTAAATGTATTTAGAAGTCAATCATTGCTTCCATTATTTGGAACATATATAGGTAAAATGATTATTGCAGTTCCATTAATTGTTGTATTTTCAATCTTAATTGCTGTTTTAATTAATAACCCTATTAAACTTAAAGGTATTTGGAGAACTATATTTTTCTTACCAGTTATTATTTCTACAGGTCCAGTTATTAATGAATTAAACAATCAAAATGCAACCTCGATTCCAGCTTTAGAAGATAGTTCAGTTATTGTTTATATTTCAGAAAATTTAGGACCATGGTTAGCTAATCCGATAGAAGCAATTTTAACTTCTATGCTACTTATTTTATGGTATGCAGGTATTCCAATATTAATCTTTTTAGCTGGTCTTCAAAAAATTGATGGATCAATTTATGAAGCTGCATCAATTGATGGTGCTTCACCTTGGGATCGTTTTTGGAAGATTACACTTCCCTCAATTAAGCCACTGATCAGTGTAAGTGTGATTTATATTGTTGTTTCAATGAGTTTATTTGTTGAACCAGAAGGTATATTAGATTTAGCAAGATTACATATGTTAATTGGAGCTCCAGATTCAAACTTCTGGTTTGGATATGGTTATGCAGCTGCGATAGCGTGGGTATATTTCTTACTTATGGTCATTATTATGGGTGTATTCATTTTAATCCTTTCAGCAAGAAGAAAGGAGAATAGATGA
- a CDS encoding carbohydrate ABC transporter permease — MKKLDYRRLKSRSRHFLFGMNFTDGIVYKFVIYTLLISFSYIYLYPVLFMTVNSFMSVDDLINPGVKWIPSSLQFVNYGRALQVLELPGSIVGTTSYVLKVSISVTISSAIIGYGFAKFRFPLKNLLFVLMLATFILPSQVTMVANMLIFRNLGLMSTQKSMIYPAIFGQGVNAAIYILIFYQFFKTIPGVLMESAEVDGASQIKIFTRIAIPLAIPSFLIVFLFSFVWYWNETFITSLYVGGRITLPLKLQAFRASYETLFPPGTAGAELNEAIMLAGNMLTILPLLVLYFIAQRFFVESIDRTGITGE; from the coding sequence ATGAAAAAATTAGATTATAGACGTCTAAAATCAAGATCTAGACATTTTCTCTTTGGCATGAATTTCACAGATGGAATTGTTTATAAATTTGTAATTTATACACTATTGATTAGTTTCAGTTACATATATTTGTATCCTGTACTTTTCATGACAGTTAATAGCTTTATGAGTGTTGATGACTTAATTAATCCAGGTGTTAAATGGATACCATCTAGTCTTCAGTTTGTAAACTATGGTCGAGCATTACAAGTATTAGAGTTACCTGGATCAATTGTAGGAACAACTTCATACGTCTTGAAAGTTTCAATTTCTGTAACAATATCATCAGCGATCATTGGATATGGATTTGCGAAATTTAGATTTCCACTTAAAAATCTATTATTTGTTTTAATGTTAGCAACATTCATCCTACCTTCACAAGTAACGATGGTTGCAAATATGCTTATTTTCAGAAATTTAGGACTTATGAGTACACAAAAATCAATGATTTATCCTGCGATTTTCGGACAAGGTGTTAATGCAGCAATTTATATATTGATTTTCTATCAATTCTTTAAAACGATTCCTGGAGTATTAATGGAATCGGCAGAAGTAGACGGAGCATCGCAAATAAAAATTTTTACAAGAATTGCAATTCCACTAGCAATACCATCATTTTTGATTGTTTTCTTATTCAGCTTTGTATGGTACTGGAATGAAACATTCATCACTTCACTTTATGTTGGTGGTAGAATCACCTTACCGCTTAAATTACAAGCATTTAGAGCGAGTTATGAGACATTGTTCCCTCCAGGAACTGCTGGTGCAGAATTAAATGAGGCAATTATGCTAGCAGGCAACATGTTAACTATATTACCACTTCTTGTGTTATACTTTATAGCACAAAGATTCTTTGTAGAAAGCATTGACAGAACTGGTATCACAGGAGAGTAA
- a CDS encoding family 16 glycosylhydrolase: MKKVLSLVLLLFILVGCNPSEGPISTVDPLVPAEGCSQPTLEGGWVCTWADEFEGDEVDLDKWNFEVNDYGGGNNELQYYTEKNAQIVDGKLVITAIKEDYLTRDYTSSRLTTKYKGDFRYGRIVVSAKLPTGAGTWPAIWMMPTLNAYGSWPNSGEIDIMEYVGRDPQNVFSTIHTEKFNHQDGTQIGYDITVPTAETEFHTYEIIWNPGEIITYVDGVSFATFRYTAQFNQDVAYYEAFPFDQDFFLILNLALGGGFGGTVDDSIFPTAFEIDYVRVYKYDYGTIDKEVPSNIEDLQISQLKNTIYWDASSDDYGVEKYAIYVDDELYDFANLNQYTFDRLVKGQSYQIKVQAIDFVGNASEISQILSFTYL, encoded by the coding sequence ATGAAAAAAGTATTAAGTTTAGTTTTATTATTATTTATATTAGTCGGATGTAATCCATCAGAAGGTCCTATATCTACAGTTGATCCTTTAGTACCAGCAGAAGGATGTAGTCAACCAACTCTTGAAGGTGGCTGGGTATGCACTTGGGCAGATGAATTTGAGGGAGATGAAGTTGATTTAGATAAATGGAATTTTGAAGTTAATGATTATGGTGGAGGTAATAATGAGCTCCAATATTACACTGAAAAAAACGCTCAAATCGTTGATGGAAAACTCGTTATAACAGCGATTAAAGAAGATTATTTAACTAGAGATTATACATCTAGTAGATTAACTACTAAATATAAAGGTGATTTTCGCTATGGTAGAATTGTTGTTTCAGCTAAATTGCCAACTGGTGCAGGAACTTGGCCAGCAATTTGGATGATGCCAACATTAAATGCATATGGAAGTTGGCCAAATAGTGGTGAAATAGATATTATGGAATATGTGGGAAGAGATCCACAAAATGTATTTTCAACCATTCATACTGAAAAGTTTAATCATCAAGATGGCACTCAAATAGGATATGATATAACTGTTCCAACTGCTGAAACAGAATTTCACACGTATGAAATTATATGGAATCCTGGAGAAATTATTACGTATGTAGATGGCGTATCATTTGCAACATTTAGATATACTGCACAATTTAATCAAGATGTAGCGTATTATGAAGCATTTCCTTTTGACCAAGATTTTTTCTTAATTTTAAATTTAGCTTTAGGTGGAGGATTTGGTGGAACAGTTGATGATTCAATATTTCCAACTGCTTTTGAAATTGATTACGTAAGAGTTTATAAATATGATTATGGAACCATAGATAAAGAAGTACCATCAAATATTGAAGATTTACAAATATCCCAATTAAAAAACACTATTTATTGGGATGCATCGAGTGATGATTATGGTGTAGAAAAATATGCAATTTATGTTGATGATGAATTATATGATTTTGCAAATTTAAACCAATATACTTTTGATCGCTTAGTAAAAGGACAATCATATCAGATTAAAGTTCAAGCAATTGATTTTGTTGGTAATGCTTCAGAGATAAGTCAAATACTTTCTTTCACATATTTGTAA
- a CDS encoding response regulator transcription factor, whose product MASKILLIEDNVLISKSIEQKLKDEMYNVKAVFNGQDAIDQFSKDNYDCVLLDLMLPKVSGEDVLKHIRSKGETPVMIISTKDTDVEKAINLGLGADDYLSKPFSMLELLARVKALLRRSRQSEEKPKKNVYNFKDLSINLSTYQVVKNGVVLELTLKEFEILRLLLTHPDQTFSKQEMYRKIWNEEYYFNDNVINVHIRRLRKKIENDPSNPEIVITMWGFGYKLGQIEI is encoded by the coding sequence ATGGCTAGTAAAATACTTCTTATAGAAGACAATGTGCTAATTAGCAAAAGTATCGAGCAAAAATTAAAAGATGAAATGTATAATGTCAAAGCAGTGTTTAATGGACAAGATGCAATTGATCAATTTTCAAAAGATAATTATGATTGTGTACTGCTAGATTTAATGTTGCCTAAAGTTAGTGGAGAAGATGTTTTAAAACATATAAGATCTAAAGGTGAAACACCTGTTATGATTATATCTACAAAAGATACGGATGTTGAAAAGGCTATAAATTTGGGATTAGGTGCAGATGATTACTTATCTAAACCATTTTCAATGCTTGAACTTCTAGCACGTGTTAAAGCACTGTTAAGAAGAAGTAGACAGTCTGAAGAGAAACCTAAGAAAAATGTTTATAATTTCAAAGATTTAAGTATTAATTTATCTACTTATCAAGTTGTTAAAAATGGTGTTGTTTTGGAACTGACATTAAAAGAATTTGAAATCTTGAGATTATTATTAACTCATCCAGACCAAACATTTTCAAAACAAGAAATGTATCGCAAAATATGGAATGAAGAATATTATTTCAATGATAATGTCATCAATGTACACATTAGAAGATTAAGAAAGAAAATTGAAAATGATCCTTCAAATCCAGAAATAGTAATTACAATGTGGGGATTTGGTTATAAATTAGGACAAATTGAAATTTAA
- a CDS encoding InlB B-repeat-containing protein — MKKAIVILAVLLSAMMFTLEISKVQANPIKLNKLEFVTYDMDLVYGHYFETGADLSQLEIPDAPEKEGYIFVGWSIEIPETMPDYNMRIFAQYMQSQVVVYEKIGA, encoded by the coding sequence ATGAAAAAAGCAATCGTTATATTAGCTGTATTACTTTCTGCAATGATGTTCACCTTAGAAATATCAAAAGTGCAAGCTAATCCAATAAAACTTAATAAATTAGAATTTGTCACTTATGACATGGATCTTGTATATGGCCATTATTTTGAAACAGGTGCTGATCTTAGTCAATTAGAAATTCCTGATGCTCCAGAAAAAGAAGGATACATATTTGTTGGATGGAGTATTGAAATTCCTGAAACTATGCCTGATTATAATATGCGCATATTTGCACAATATATGCAATCACAAGTTGTCGTTTATGAAAAAATAGGTGCATAA
- a CDS encoding LacI family DNA-binding transcriptional regulator has product MSMKNKINIYELAKATGFSASTVSKALNHRGRISEETSTKILKKAAELNYVASYHAKTLSLNKSWIIGIIYSDNLGIGFSHPHFSMILESFKQEVEKAGYEITFINRNMGNVEMTYLEFCQYRKVEGVFIVNFYSFSKQIPELVESGIPIVSSDAGDLNIPTITSDDLQGGRLASEYLISLGHQKRVYHIAGPLYTISGQNRYKGFLEVMKEHGVEYKVFEAVNFGFKDGYDQAIKIIEEAHLPSAIFIAGDWMALGAIKAFKDHGINVPEDISIIGYDDLEFLKYSSPALTTIAQNKQEIGRTAAHNLINQINGLDTHSSKISIEVVERDTCKKIN; this is encoded by the coding sequence ATGAGTATGAAAAATAAAATTAATATTTATGAATTAGCAAAAGCAACTGGATTTTCTGCATCTACCGTTTCTAAAGCACTAAATCATAGAGGTAGAATTAGTGAAGAGACAAGTACTAAGATATTAAAAAAAGCTGCGGAATTAAATTATGTAGCTTCTTATCATGCAAAAACACTTAGTTTAAATAAATCTTGGATCATTGGAATTATTTATTCAGATAACTTAGGAATTGGGTTTTCTCATCCCCACTTTTCTATGATTTTAGAAAGTTTTAAACAAGAAGTAGAAAAAGCAGGATATGAAATTACATTTATTAATAGAAATATGGGTAATGTAGAAATGACTTACTTAGAATTTTGTCAATATAGAAAAGTTGAAGGCGTATTTATTGTTAACTTCTATAGTTTCTCAAAACAAATACCAGAATTAGTTGAAAGTGGGATTCCAATTGTGTCATCAGATGCAGGAGATTTAAATATTCCGACAATTACATCTGATGATCTGCAAGGTGGACGACTTGCATCTGAATATTTAATTTCTCTTGGACATCAAAAACGTGTGTATCATATTGCTGGACCACTTTATACAATATCTGGTCAAAATAGATATAAAGGGTTTTTAGAAGTAATGAAAGAACATGGTGTTGAGTATAAAGTCTTTGAAGCTGTAAATTTTGGGTTTAAAGATGGATATGATCAAGCAATCAAAATTATCGAGGAAGCACACTTACCATCTGCAATTTTTATCGCAGGTGATTGGATGGCTTTAGGAGCTATTAAAGCCTTTAAAGATCATGGAATAAATGTTCCAGAAGATATCTCAATTATTGGATATGATGATTTAGAATTTTTGAAATATTCTAGCCCAGCCTTAACGACCATAGCACAAAATAAACAGGAGATTGGACGGACTGCTGCACATAATTTAATTAATCAAATCAACGGTTTAGATACTCATTCTTCTAAAATCAGTATAGAAGTAGTTGAAAGAGATACATGTAAAAAAATTAATTAA
- a CDS encoding carbohydrate binding domain-containing protein, whose amino-acid sequence MKKMWILIIIFIISVAISGCNEALSCGEGTILQDGLCVIESSVDDNNDNIDTCSDGHKAYEVVNGDFINPPAEPWFFIGGWMVSQPDSIWMEDFDAIIFDVTDAALTERAVWDGAFWQPKVFTEAGYTYTVTYTLRTDEENGRDVIVFLENTDNNNFKFIEDTVSLTKEYQTFTYTYVATEDNNDTKVGIFFANDVGTVIIDSILIDRTSTNGEVVSCSTNLAIYEVVNGYFINPPAEPWFFIGGWMVSQPDSIWMEDFDAIIFDVTDAALTERAVWDGAFWQPKVFTEAGYTYIVTYTLRTDEENGRDVIVFLENTDNNNFKFIEDTVSLTKEYQTFTYTYVATEDNNDTKVGIFFANDVGTVIIDSILIDRVVTE is encoded by the coding sequence ATGAAAAAAATGTGGATTTTGATAATAATTTTTATTATAAGTGTAGCAATTAGTGGCTGTAATGAGGCATTGTCATGTGGAGAAGGAACAATTCTTCAAGATGGACTTTGTGTCATAGAAAGTTCAGTTGATGACAATAATGATAATATAGACACTTGTAGTGATGGACATAAAGCTTATGAAGTGGTTAATGGAGATTTTATAAATCCTCCAGCAGAACCTTGGTTTTTCATAGGCGGATGGATGGTAAGTCAACCTGATAGTATTTGGATGGAAGATTTTGATGCAATTATATTTGATGTCACAGATGCAGCATTAACAGAAAGAGCTGTATGGGATGGAGCGTTTTGGCAACCAAAAGTGTTTACTGAAGCTGGATATACATACACAGTGACATATACACTTCGTACAGATGAAGAAAATGGTAGGGATGTCATTGTATTTTTAGAAAATACAGATAATAATAATTTTAAATTTATTGAAGATACAGTATCGTTAACTAAAGAGTATCAAACATTTACATATACCTATGTAGCAACAGAAGATAATAATGATACAAAAGTTGGCATATTTTTTGCAAATGATGTAGGAACCGTGATCATCGATTCTATATTAATTGATAGAACTTCAACAAATGGAGAAGTTGTATCATGTTCTACAAATTTAGCAATTTATGAAGTAGTTAATGGATATTTTATAAATCCTCCAGCAGAACCTTGGTTTTTCATAGGCGGATGGATGGTAAGTCAACCTGATAGTATTTGGATGGAAGATTTTGATGCAATTATATTTGATGTTACAGATGCAGCATTAACAGAAAGAGCTGTATGGGATGGAGCGTTTTGGCAACCAAAAGTGTTTACTGAAGCTGGATATACATACATAGTGACATATACACTTCGTACAGATGAAGAAAATGGTAGGGATGTCATTGTATTTTTAGAAAATACAGATAATAATAATTTTAAATTTATTGAAGATACAGTATCGTTAACCAAAGAGTATCAAACATTTACATATACTTATGTAGCAACAGAAGATAATAATGATACAAAAGTTGGTATATTTTTTGCAAATGATGTAGGAACCGTGATTATCGATTCAATATTAATTGATCGTGTAGTCACAGAATAG
- a CDS encoding carbohydrate binding domain-containing protein — MRKLGFIVVLLIVIGLSSCGNTAIQCGEGTVPIDGVCQVQVTCDSGQTYDEETNTCEEKEVITCNPGYTNEDGECVLDEVELEIELVTGSQLSFEVGSTLPDFSTYFELEGTVIDNSMIEHTLLLGADNTMTTPGVFSVTITIGNDSKTISIIVTDSAIDYSDIITEGQAGIYLIPSKETDFIVGDYMPDFLSYFIAYDGENYVSITPDKVLHNLLLSADNRMIQAGTYKAWVDLTIGGTAYYQEVNIAVTPVGGATVESIGQTGWEIINPEFTDANWFDAWMVPSGDVAITNTDGEIDIQINTIGMNFWDILFAQPGKTFEKGYTYEVTYSMKTGLTAGRDVVVFVEPSQGAAKLLEEQVSLTTVYQDFTFTFQTTTNTTSGVVGVFLGANLPGAHPGVVMIDSIVITRTGELQEEVNFIDLPNQEFTSSDISLWATEGNVVLAHNASGYLEADVSAFTGAFYQENLQQGGYFIEAGKTYTIVFIIKTDITLGRDVTFFVEDTNAGYVKYFEETETLTTVFQTFTYTFTPTVDNDDTKIGIFLGDMDNSAIGLVIIDSIVITESN; from the coding sequence ATGAGAAAATTAGGGTTCATAGTTGTTTTATTAATTGTTATAGGTTTGTCAAGTTGTGGTAATACAGCAATTCAGTGTGGTGAAGGGACAGTTCCTATAGATGGAGTATGTCAAGTGCAAGTGACTTGTGATAGTGGACAAACTTATGATGAAGAAACAAATACATGTGAAGAAAAAGAAGTCATAACATGTAATCCAGGTTATACAAATGAAGATGGAGAATGTGTGTTAGATGAAGTTGAATTAGAAATAGAACTTGTTACTGGATCTCAACTTTCTTTTGAAGTTGGATCAACACTCCCAGACTTTTCAACTTATTTTGAATTAGAAGGTACAGTTATTGATAATTCAATGATTGAACATACATTGTTATTAGGTGCTGATAACACCATGACAACGCCGGGAGTTTTTAGTGTAACAATTACCATTGGAAATGATTCAAAAACAATTTCAATCATAGTAACTGATTCGGCAATTGACTATAGTGATATCATAACAGAGGGACAAGCTGGTATTTATTTAATTCCTTCTAAAGAAACAGATTTTATTGTAGGTGATTATATGCCTGATTTCTTATCATACTTTATTGCTTATGATGGAGAAAATTATGTTTCAATTACACCAGATAAAGTATTACATAATTTATTATTAAGTGCTGATAATAGAATGATTCAAGCAGGCACGTATAAAGCTTGGGTTGATTTAACAATTGGTGGTACAGCTTATTATCAAGAAGTAAATATTGCTGTTACACCAGTAGGTGGGGCAACTGTAGAATCTATTGGACAAACAGGTTGGGAGATTATAAATCCTGAATTTACAGACGCAAATTGGTTTGATGCATGGATGGTTCCAAGTGGAGATGTTGCAATAACTAATACTGATGGTGAAATCGATATACAAATTAATACAATTGGTATGAATTTTTGGGATATTCTGTTTGCCCAACCAGGAAAGACTTTTGAAAAAGGATACACTTATGAAGTGACCTATTCTATGAAAACTGGATTAACTGCAGGCAGAGATGTTGTTGTTTTTGTTGAACCTTCACAAGGCGCAGCTAAATTATTAGAAGAGCAAGTATCATTAACTACAGTATATCAAGATTTCACATTTACGTTCCAAACGACAACCAATACAACAAGCGGTGTTGTTGGTGTATTCCTTGGAGCAAACCTTCCAGGAGCTCATCCAGGTGTTGTGATGATTGATTCTATTGTAATCACTAGAACAGGCGAACTACAAGAAGAAGTTAATTTTATTGATTTACCTAACCAAGAGTTTACGAGTTCAGATATTTCATTGTGGGCTACAGAGGGTAATGTTGTCTTAGCACATAATGCTAGTGGATACTTAGAAGCAGATGTTTCAGCATTTACTGGAGCTTTCTATCAAGAAAATCTGCAACAAGGTGGATATTTCATAGAAGCAGGTAAAACATACACAATCGTATTTATTATAAAAACTGATATTACTTTAGGAAGAGATGTAACCTTCTTTGTAGAAGATACAAATGCAGGATATGTAAAATATTTTGAAGAAACAGAAACTCTTACAACAGTATTCCAAACATTTACTTATACATTTACACCAACTGTAGACAATGATGATACTAAGATAGGAATATTTTTAGGAGATATGGATAATTCTGCAATAGGGTTAGTTATTATTGATTCTATTGTTATTACAGAATCAAATTAA
- a CDS encoding NUDIX hydrolase, with amino-acid sequence MYKYTLGFLIKGNQILMLNRNKSPWMGSWNGLGGKIQINETPQACIQREVFEETGLELKVENFIFKGVVTWDEFDAMGNGLYIYIYHLNEKLDLITPLKVDEGILDFKDISWISSFENEGVAKNIPYFLPSVLNDDINYNYLCKFEDRILKEVVKKKVDVCLD; translated from the coding sequence ATGTATAAATACACTTTAGGATTCTTAATTAAAGGCAATCAAATCTTGATGTTAAATCGAAATAAATCACCATGGATGGGCTCTTGGAATGGTCTAGGGGGAAAAATTCAAATAAATGAGACACCACAAGCTTGTATACAAAGAGAAGTCTTTGAAGAAACAGGGCTTGAACTTAAAGTTGAAAATTTCATCTTTAAGGGAGTTGTGACTTGGGATGAATTTGATGCGATGGGTAACGGATTATATATTTATATATATCACTTAAATGAGAAATTAGATCTCATAACACCTTTAAAAGTAGATGAAGGTATCTTAGATTTTAAAGATATATCATGGATTTCTAGTTTTGAAAATGAAGGTGTAGCAAAAAATATTCCTTATTTCTTACCTTCTGTTTTAAATGATGATATTAATTATAATTACCTTTGTAAATTTGAAGATAGGATATTAAAAGAAGTCGTTAAGAAGAAGGTGGATGTATGCCTGGATTAA
- a CDS encoding metallophosphoesterase: MKKTYLFFIFFLFAISISACTQQQDILWTDNDAFNLEVSSDTIKILQITDLHLAFGISNRDQMTYDLIANLAASDDYDLIVITGDMMMSPHAPSLFRGLIKHMESLEIPWTFVFGNHDNDFNDYSELLDQIQDTNYLYFKNGPEMTDGGIGNFKINFIYQDQIIYHAYFLDSKAEREIYTEEEGEYGYLSTAQVAWYENNVSTDLVESVVFMHIPLRQFIDPTTYDGVFLEDKVYAQGIDTGFFDAMVLNDKSKAVFVGHDHLNDFSFIKDDVLLAYGRISGYTSYGYLERGGRHIEIKDQVLTTYVKLESEVSS, from the coding sequence ATGAAAAAAACTTATTTATTCTTTATCTTTTTTTTATTTGCCATTAGTATAAGTGCTTGTACACAGCAGCAGGATATTTTATGGACAGATAATGATGCATTTAATTTAGAAGTTTCTAGTGACACAATTAAGATTTTACAAATAACAGATCTTCATCTTGCATTTGGTATTAGTAATCGTGACCAAATGACCTATGATTTAATTGCTAATCTAGCTGCATCAGATGATTACGACTTAATCGTAATTACTGGTGATATGATGATGAGTCCTCATGCTCCATCTTTATTTAGAGGTTTAATCAAGCATATGGAATCTTTAGAAATACCTTGGACCTTTGTTTTTGGTAATCATGACAATGATTTTAATGATTATTCAGAACTTTTAGATCAAATACAAGATACCAATTATTTATATTTTAAAAATGGTCCTGAAATGACAGATGGCGGTATTGGTAATTTTAAGATTAATTTTATATATCAAGATCAAATTATTTATCATGCATATTTCCTTGATTCTAAAGCAGAAAGAGAAATATATACTGAAGAAGAAGGAGAATATGGATATTTATCGACTGCTCAAGTTGCTTGGTATGAAAACAATGTTTCAACAGATTTAGTTGAATCAGTGGTGTTTATGCATATTCCACTTAGACAATTTATAGATCCAACAACTTATGATGGTGTTTTCTTAGAAGATAAAGTCTATGCTCAAGGGATAGACACTGGATTTTTTGATGCGATGGTTTTAAATGATAAATCAAAAGCAGTATTTGTTGGACATGACCATTTAAATGATTTTTCTTTCATAAAAGATGATGTTTTATTAGCATATGGTAGAATTTCTGGATATACATCTTATGGATATCTTGAACGTGGCGGAAGACATATTGAAATTAAAGATCAAGTTCTTACTACATACGTTAAATTAGAAAGTGAGGTATCCTCATGA
- a CDS encoding PaaI family thioesterase produces the protein MIYKVLKKQNNSEMCFVCGIHNESGLNTSYYELENNQLIGVFKGHDVHQSYPERMHGGIVTALLDETIGRAVQTLDENIWGVTVEITVRFVKPVPLDQVLYTVGYVTNMRSRMFEGEGYVCNTDKEILATAKAKYFIQHVDKIVSDIDFVREQWIYVDDAKDSEVKSFDLPK, from the coding sequence ATGATATATAAAGTATTGAAAAAACAGAATAATTCTGAGATGTGTTTCGTATGTGGTATACATAATGAATCTGGATTAAACACGTCTTATTATGAACTTGAAAACAACCAACTTATTGGTGTTTTTAAAGGTCATGATGTACATCAAAGTTATCCAGAGAGAATGCACGGTGGGATTGTAACTGCATTGCTAGATGAAACAATAGGTAGAGCAGTTCAAACCTTAGATGAAAATATTTGGGGTGTAACTGTCGAAATCACAGTTAGATTTGTTAAACCAGTACCCCTTGACCAAGTTTTATATACGGTAGGATATGTGACAAACATGAGAAGTCGTATGTTTGAAGGTGAGGGATATGTTTGCAATACAGATAAAGAGATTTTAGCTACAGCCAAAGCAAAGTATTTCATACAACATGTAGATAAAATAGTTAGCGATATAGATTTTGTAAGGGAGCAATGGATTTACGTAGATGATGCAAAAGATTCTGAAGTAAAATCATTTGATTTGCCAAAATGA